One window from the genome of Corynebacterium sp. SCR221107 encodes:
- a CDS encoding DNA-formamidopyrimidine glycosylase family protein: MPEGDSVYQLAKRLQFLRGREVVGTSVRVPRYALVDFTGTRVERVWPYGKHLFMQMGSKVLHTHLKMEGHWAIHLQGDRWKYPGHTARVVLDFDGTPAPRPIEIVGHELGFVRVFPMNTYFDQIADFGPDVLGDDWASGGREEAIRRLAARPDRPIGPALLDQRNLSGIGNEYRAEICFICGIHPATPAGLVDLAHVVDVSRKLMWANRLSPVRVTTGIKRAGENGYVFGRNNKRCRRCGTLIVKDVLGGVDAGGDEGELERIIWVCPHCQPQRAT, encoded by the coding sequence ATGCCAGAAGGAGATTCCGTCTATCAGCTGGCCAAGCGCCTGCAGTTCCTGCGCGGGCGGGAGGTGGTCGGCACGAGTGTGCGCGTACCACGCTACGCGCTCGTTGATTTCACCGGAACCAGGGTTGAGCGGGTGTGGCCCTATGGCAAGCACTTGTTTATGCAGATGGGGTCAAAGGTGCTCCACACCCACCTGAAAATGGAAGGCCACTGGGCGATCCACCTTCAAGGCGATCGCTGGAAATACCCCGGTCACACAGCGCGCGTGGTGCTGGACTTTGACGGAACTCCCGCCCCACGTCCCATTGAGATCGTCGGCCACGAACTCGGCTTCGTCCGCGTATTCCCCATGAATACCTATTTCGACCAGATAGCCGACTTTGGTCCCGACGTCCTCGGCGATGACTGGGCAAGCGGTGGTCGCGAGGAAGCCATCCGCAGGCTTGCCGCCCGCCCCGACCGTCCCATCGGGCCAGCCTTGCTCGATCAACGCAACCTGTCCGGCATCGGCAATGAGTACCGTGCCGAGATCTGTTTTATCTGTGGCATTCATCCGGCCACCCCTGCGGGCTTGGTCGACCTTGCACACGTTGTCGATGTGTCGCGAAAACTCATGTGGGCCAATCGTCTCTCGCCGGTGCGGGTAACCACGGGCATCAAGCGCGCCGGGGAAAACGGCTACGTCTTCGGCCGTAATAACAAACGATGTCGGCGCTGTGGCACGCTCATCGTCAAAGATGTCCTCGGTGGTGTCGATGCGGGTGGCGATGAAGGCGAACTCGAACGCATCATCTGGGTATGCCCGCATTGCCAACCTCAGCGTGCCACGTAA
- a CDS encoding NAD(P)-dependent oxidoreductase, which produces MKIAVIAANGKAGSLIVDEALSRGHEVTAIVRGENRTKAQHAIIKPIQDITAADLEGFDAVVDAFGAFAEQDLPLHTATAQQLADISAHTGVHFYIVGGAGSLFVDPEHTTQLVDTDEFPAEYRPLANAQRVQLGDLRARTDAAWTFVSPAVVFDAAGERTGSYTLSGEELSFNDKGESVVSYADFAIAMVDLVEDGGHVRERVSVRW; this is translated from the coding sequence ATGAAGATCGCAGTCATCGCAGCAAATGGCAAGGCCGGCTCCCTCATCGTCGATGAAGCATTAAGCCGTGGCCACGAAGTCACAGCCATCGTCCGTGGCGAAAACCGCACCAAGGCCCAGCACGCCATCATCAAGCCCATCCAAGACATCACCGCTGCTGACCTAGAAGGCTTTGACGCAGTAGTCGACGCCTTCGGTGCCTTTGCCGAACAGGACCTCCCCCTGCACACCGCCACTGCCCAGCAGCTGGCTGACATCTCCGCACACACCGGCGTCCACTTCTACATCGTCGGCGGTGCGGGCTCATTGTTCGTGGATCCGGAGCACACCACCCAGCTGGTCGACACCGACGAATTCCCGGCCGAGTACCGTCCCCTGGCTAACGCCCAGCGCGTGCAACTCGGTGACCTGCGCGCCCGCACGGATGCCGCCTGGACCTTTGTTTCGCCAGCCGTCGTCTTCGATGCGGCGGGGGAGCGCACCGGCTCCTACACGCTTTCTGGCGAGGAGCTCTCCTTTAATGACAAGGGCGAAAGCGTGGTGAGCTACGCAGACTTTGCTATCGCCATGGTGGATCTGGTCGAAGACGGCGGTCACGTCCGCGAGCGCGTCTCCGTTCGCTGGTAA
- a CDS encoding winged helix-turn-helix transcriptional regulator — MSEYNSLAEMELPACPVETTLLILSNKWRALIMRDLLTGTKRFTELKRSVTGISQKVLTTNLRDLEQAGIVERTVYAEVPPRVEYSLTDLGQSLHTVLDAMHLWGLQLQRSAEEAKQHPHA; from the coding sequence ATGTCTGAATATAATTCCCTCGCGGAGATGGAACTTCCTGCCTGCCCGGTGGAAACCACGCTGCTCATCTTGTCCAACAAGTGGCGCGCGTTGATCATGCGCGACCTTCTGACTGGAACCAAACGCTTCACCGAGCTCAAACGATCGGTCACCGGAATCTCCCAGAAGGTTCTCACCACCAACCTCCGCGATTTAGAGCAGGCAGGCATCGTCGAACGCACCGTATACGCGGAGGTGCCCCCGCGGGTCGAGTACAGCCTCACCGACCTGGGCCAATCACTTCACACCGTCCTCGACGCCATGCACCTCTGGGGCCTCCAGCTTCAGCGCAGTGCCGAGGAGGCCAAGCAACACCCGCACGCTTAG